A section of the Petrimonas sulfuriphila genome encodes:
- a CDS encoding cysteine desulfurase, whose translation MINVNDIRADFPILSLQVHGKPLVYLDNGATTQKPLCVIDKIREMYCSVNANVHRGVHFLSQAATDEHEASRRTVQEFIGAASSNEIVFTRGTTEAINLISSSFCREFCKPGDEVIISAMEHHSNIVPWQLQEAISGIKLRILPISDEGEILLEELEKLISSRTKLIAVTHVSNVLGTITPIEKIIETAHRYDIPVLVDAAQSVQHIPVDVQRMDCDFLVFSSHKIYGPTGMGVLYGKEKWLDKLPPYQGGGEMIATVSFEKTTFAGLPFKFEAGTPDYVGSTALATALKYISRIGIENIAKHEQGVLAYATEQLLSIDKLKIYGTSKNKCSVISFLVDGVHHYDMGVLLDTMGIAVRTGHHCAEPLMRRLGVEGTVRASFAVYNTREEVDVLVNGIRRIVKMF comes from the coding sequence ATGATTAATGTAAACGACATACGCGCTGACTTTCCCATTCTATCGCTTCAGGTACACGGTAAACCGCTTGTTTACCTGGACAATGGTGCGACAACACAAAAACCGCTTTGTGTGATAGATAAAATCCGGGAGATGTATTGTTCCGTGAATGCCAACGTGCACCGCGGTGTACATTTTTTGAGCCAGGCCGCCACCGACGAGCACGAAGCATCGAGAAGAACGGTGCAGGAGTTTATCGGTGCCGCTTCTTCAAACGAGATTGTCTTTACACGCGGTACCACGGAAGCCATTAACCTGATCTCCTCTTCGTTCTGCCGTGAGTTCTGCAAACCCGGTGACGAGGTCATAATTTCCGCTATGGAACATCATTCCAACATTGTTCCTTGGCAGCTGCAGGAGGCAATCTCCGGAATTAAACTGCGGATATTGCCTATCTCGGATGAGGGAGAAATTCTTTTGGAAGAGCTGGAAAAATTAATCTCTTCCCGCACAAAGCTGATTGCCGTCACTCATGTCTCCAACGTTCTCGGTACGATCACTCCGATAGAGAAAATTATTGAAACGGCACACCGGTACGATATCCCTGTTTTGGTTGATGCCGCGCAATCGGTTCAACACATACCGGTTGATGTTCAACGGATGGATTGCGATTTTCTCGTGTTTTCGTCACACAAAATCTATGGACCAACCGGTATGGGAGTGCTGTACGGGAAAGAAAAGTGGCTCGATAAACTTCCTCCCTACCAGGGCGGCGGTGAGATGATTGCGACAGTATCGTTCGAAAAAACCACTTTCGCCGGGTTGCCGTTCAAGTTCGAAGCAGGCACCCCCGACTATGTGGGGTCCACAGCGCTGGCCACAGCACTGAAATATATATCACGTATCGGCATAGAAAATATTGCGAAGCATGAACAGGGAGTGCTTGCGTATGCCACAGAGCAGTTGTTGTCTATCGATAAACTCAAAATATACGGAACCTCAAAAAACAAATGCAGTGTAATCTCTTTCCTTGTGGACGGAGTTCATCATTACGATATGGGTGTATTGCTTGACACGATGGGGATTGCTGTCCGTACTGGCCACCATTGCGCTGAGCCGCTGATGCGCCGGTTGGGTGTAGAGGGAACTGTCCGGGCATCGTTTGCGGTGTACAACACCAGGGAAGAGGTGGATGTTCTGGTGAACGGAATCCGACGGATAGTTAAGATGTTTTGA